A stretch of Lepisosteus oculatus isolate fLepOcu1 chromosome 11, fLepOcu1.hap2, whole genome shotgun sequence DNA encodes these proteins:
- the rnf14 gene encoding E3 ubiquitin-protein ligase RNF14 isoform X5 produces the protein MSSEDLEAQEDELLALASIYNEEEFHRAESAQGGEIRINLELPQDFRIFAKGQFRRSAFGAAQDFVDYPSNSPPVFTLSSRWLSRVQLGTLCKRLDELWQENVGSVVLFSWIQFLKEDLFSFLSIESPLEVTNSNKGKQERKKEGAGKDNAEDTEKDSKEQPDPRAIQEVDPRSNLLLQLLDFDEMQQQKAFDSKMFCCNICFSEKMGSECTCFKDCKHVYCKECMRDYFQIQIRDGNVQCLNCPEPECSSVATPAQVKHLVGEELFARYDRLLLQSSLDLMADVMYCPRKMCETAVLVEPDTTMGICPSCQYAFCTLCKMGYHGLSPCRATAAELRGLRDEYLKASEEEKQFLEQRFGKRVIQKAVEESFSSEWLEKNSKACPRCSSNIQKVDGCNKMTCTSCKQYFCWLCLGPLSRVNPYGHFNDTSSPCFNQLFQGVDIDDDEEFWSDEED, from the exons ATGTCCTCGGAGGATTTGGAAGCGCAGGAGGATGAGCTGCTGGCTCTAGCGAGCATCTACAATGAGGAGGAGTTCCACAGGGCTGAGTCTGCCCAAGGAGGGGAGATACGCATCAACCTGGAGCTGCCACAAGATTTCCGAATATTCGCAAAAG GACAGTTCAGACGCAGTGCATTTGGGGCTGCACAAGATTTTGTTG ATTACCCTTCGAATTCTCCTCCAGTCTTCACTTTGAGCTCCAGATGGCTTTCAAGAGTCCAG ctggGGACTCTGTGCAAGCGCTTGGATGAGCTGTGGCAGGAGAATGTAGGGAGTGTGGTCCTCTTCTCCTGGATTCAGTTCCTCAAAGAAGACCTCTTTAGCTTCCTGAGCATCGAGTCCCCGTTGGAAGTCACGAATAGCAATAAAGGCAAGCAGGAGCGAAAGAAGGAAGGAGCTGGCAAAGACAATGCAGAAGACACAGAGAAGGACTCAAAAGAGCAGCCAGATCCCCGGGCTATCCAAGAAGTAGATCCCCGTAGCAacctccttcttcagctgttggATTTTGACGAGATGCAGCAACAGAAGGCCTTTGACAGCAAAATGTTCTGCTGCAACATCTGCTTCTCTGAGAAGATGGGATCTGAGTGCACGTGCTTTAAGGATTGCAAGCATGTGTACTGCAAAGAGTGCATGAGGGATTACTTCCAGATCCAGATCAGAGATGGCAATGTCCAGTGCCTTAACTGCCCAGAGCCTGAGTGCAGCTCTGTTGCCACACCTGCTCAG GTCAAGCATCTGGTTGGAGAAGAGCTTTTTGCTCGCTATGACCGTCTCCTGCTTCAATCCAGCCTGGACCTCATGGCAGATGTTATGTACTGCCCTAGAAAGATGTGTGAGACAGCTGTGTTGGTAGAGCCAGACACCACCATGGGTATCTGCCCCTCCTGCCAGTATGCCTTCTGTACCCTTTGTAAGATGGGCTATCATGGGCTGTCTCCATGCCGGGCCACAGCAG cggagctgcgaggCCTACGTGATGAGTATCTGAAGGCCAGCGAGGAGGAGAAGCAGTTTCTGGAGCAGCGCTTTGGGAAGAGAGTCATTCAGAAGGCGGTGGAGGAGTCGTTCAGCAGTGAATGGCTAGAAAAGAACTCCAAAGCCTGTCCACGCTGTAGCTCAAAcattcag AAGGTGGATGGCTGTAACAAGATGACCTGCACCAGCTGCAAGCAGTACTTCTGTTGGCTGTGTTTGGGCCCACTGTCAAGGGTCAATCCATATGGCCATTTCAACGATACCTCATCTCCCTGCTTTAATCA
- the rnf14 gene encoding E3 ubiquitin-protein ligase RNF14 isoform X2 has translation MSSEDLEAQEDELLALASIYNEEEFHRAESAQGGEIRINLELPQDFRIFAKGQFRRSAFGAAQDFVGEEHIKYPVSFLPTLILNFELPSDYPSNSPPVFTLSSRWLSRVQLGTLCKRLDELWQENVGSVVLFSWIQFLKEDLFSFLSIESPLEVTNSNKGKQERKKEGAGKDNAEDTEKDSKEQPDPRAIQEVDPRSNLLLQLLDFDEMQQQKAFDSKMFCCNICFSEKMGSECTCFKDCKHVYCKECMRDYFQIQIRDGNVQCLNCPEPECSSVATPAQVKHLVGEELFARYDRLLLQSSLDLMADVMYCPRKMCETAVLVEPDTTMGICPSCQYAFCTLCKMGYHGLSPCRATAAELRGLRDEYLKASEEEKQFLEQRFGKRVIQKAVEESFSSEWLEKNSKACPRCSSNIQKVDGCNKMTCTSCKQYFCWLCLGPLSRVNPYGHFNDTSSPCFNQLFQGVDIDDDEEFWSDEED, from the exons ATGTCCTCGGAGGATTTGGAAGCGCAGGAGGATGAGCTGCTGGCTCTAGCGAGCATCTACAATGAGGAGGAGTTCCACAGGGCTGAGTCTGCCCAAGGAGGGGAGATACGCATCAACCTGGAGCTGCCACAAGATTTCCGAATATTCGCAAAAG GACAGTTCAGACGCAGTGCATTTGGGGCTGCACAAGATTTTGTTG gggaAGAACATATTAAATATCCAGTGTCTTTTCTACCGACTCTCATTTTGAACTTTGAACTTCCATCAGATTACCCTTCGAATTCTCCTCCAGTCTTCACTTTGAGCTCCAGATGGCTTTCAAGAGTCCAG ctggGGACTCTGTGCAAGCGCTTGGATGAGCTGTGGCAGGAGAATGTAGGGAGTGTGGTCCTCTTCTCCTGGATTCAGTTCCTCAAAGAAGACCTCTTTAGCTTCCTGAGCATCGAGTCCCCGTTGGAAGTCACGAATAGCAATAAAGGCAAGCAGGAGCGAAAGAAGGAAGGAGCTGGCAAAGACAATGCAGAAGACACAGAGAAGGACTCAAAAGAGCAGCCAGATCCCCGGGCTATCCAAGAAGTAGATCCCCGTAGCAacctccttcttcagctgttggATTTTGACGAGATGCAGCAACAGAAGGCCTTTGACAGCAAAATGTTCTGCTGCAACATCTGCTTCTCTGAGAAGATGGGATCTGAGTGCACGTGCTTTAAGGATTGCAAGCATGTGTACTGCAAAGAGTGCATGAGGGATTACTTCCAGATCCAGATCAGAGATGGCAATGTCCAGTGCCTTAACTGCCCAGAGCCTGAGTGCAGCTCTGTTGCCACACCTGCTCAG GTCAAGCATCTGGTTGGAGAAGAGCTTTTTGCTCGCTATGACCGTCTCCTGCTTCAATCCAGCCTGGACCTCATGGCAGATGTTATGTACTGCCCTAGAAAGATGTGTGAGACAGCTGTGTTGGTAGAGCCAGACACCACCATGGGTATCTGCCCCTCCTGCCAGTATGCCTTCTGTACCCTTTGTAAGATGGGCTATCATGGGCTGTCTCCATGCCGGGCCACAGCAG cggagctgcgaggCCTACGTGATGAGTATCTGAAGGCCAGCGAGGAGGAGAAGCAGTTTCTGGAGCAGCGCTTTGGGAAGAGAGTCATTCAGAAGGCGGTGGAGGAGTCGTTCAGCAGTGAATGGCTAGAAAAGAACTCCAAAGCCTGTCCACGCTGTAGCTCAAAcattcag AAGGTGGATGGCTGTAACAAGATGACCTGCACCAGCTGCAAGCAGTACTTCTGTTGGCTGTGTTTGGGCCCACTGTCAAGGGTCAATCCATATGGCCATTTCAACGATACCTCATCTCCCTGCTTTAATCA
- the rnf14 gene encoding E3 ubiquitin-protein ligase RNF14 isoform X3, with protein MSSEDLEAQEDELLALASIYNEEEFHRAESAQGGEIRINLELPQDFRIFAKVLHLSTSLASFSFIEGQFRRSAFGAAQDFVDYPSNSPPVFTLSSRWLSRVQLGTLCKRLDELWQENVGSVVLFSWIQFLKEDLFSFLSIESPLEVTNSNKGKQERKKEGAGKDNAEDTEKDSKEQPDPRAIQEVDPRSNLLLQLLDFDEMQQQKAFDSKMFCCNICFSEKMGSECTCFKDCKHVYCKECMRDYFQIQIRDGNVQCLNCPEPECSSVATPAQVKHLVGEELFARYDRLLLQSSLDLMADVMYCPRKMCETAVLVEPDTTMGICPSCQYAFCTLCKMGYHGLSPCRATAAELRGLRDEYLKASEEEKQFLEQRFGKRVIQKAVEESFSSEWLEKNSKACPRCSSNIQKVDGCNKMTCTSCKQYFCWLCLGPLSRVNPYGHFNDTSSPCFNQLFQGVDIDDDEEFWSDEED; from the exons ATGTCCTCGGAGGATTTGGAAGCGCAGGAGGATGAGCTGCTGGCTCTAGCGAGCATCTACAATGAGGAGGAGTTCCACAGGGCTGAGTCTGCCCAAGGAGGGGAGATACGCATCAACCTGGAGCTGCCACAAGATTTCCGAATATTCGCAAAAG TGCTGCACTTATCTACATCTTTGGccagtttttctttcattgaaGGACAGTTCAGACGCAGTGCATTTGGGGCTGCACAAGATTTTGTTG ATTACCCTTCGAATTCTCCTCCAGTCTTCACTTTGAGCTCCAGATGGCTTTCAAGAGTCCAG ctggGGACTCTGTGCAAGCGCTTGGATGAGCTGTGGCAGGAGAATGTAGGGAGTGTGGTCCTCTTCTCCTGGATTCAGTTCCTCAAAGAAGACCTCTTTAGCTTCCTGAGCATCGAGTCCCCGTTGGAAGTCACGAATAGCAATAAAGGCAAGCAGGAGCGAAAGAAGGAAGGAGCTGGCAAAGACAATGCAGAAGACACAGAGAAGGACTCAAAAGAGCAGCCAGATCCCCGGGCTATCCAAGAAGTAGATCCCCGTAGCAacctccttcttcagctgttggATTTTGACGAGATGCAGCAACAGAAGGCCTTTGACAGCAAAATGTTCTGCTGCAACATCTGCTTCTCTGAGAAGATGGGATCTGAGTGCACGTGCTTTAAGGATTGCAAGCATGTGTACTGCAAAGAGTGCATGAGGGATTACTTCCAGATCCAGATCAGAGATGGCAATGTCCAGTGCCTTAACTGCCCAGAGCCTGAGTGCAGCTCTGTTGCCACACCTGCTCAG GTCAAGCATCTGGTTGGAGAAGAGCTTTTTGCTCGCTATGACCGTCTCCTGCTTCAATCCAGCCTGGACCTCATGGCAGATGTTATGTACTGCCCTAGAAAGATGTGTGAGACAGCTGTGTTGGTAGAGCCAGACACCACCATGGGTATCTGCCCCTCCTGCCAGTATGCCTTCTGTACCCTTTGTAAGATGGGCTATCATGGGCTGTCTCCATGCCGGGCCACAGCAG cggagctgcgaggCCTACGTGATGAGTATCTGAAGGCCAGCGAGGAGGAGAAGCAGTTTCTGGAGCAGCGCTTTGGGAAGAGAGTCATTCAGAAGGCGGTGGAGGAGTCGTTCAGCAGTGAATGGCTAGAAAAGAACTCCAAAGCCTGTCCACGCTGTAGCTCAAAcattcag AAGGTGGATGGCTGTAACAAGATGACCTGCACCAGCTGCAAGCAGTACTTCTGTTGGCTGTGTTTGGGCCCACTGTCAAGGGTCAATCCATATGGCCATTTCAACGATACCTCATCTCCCTGCTTTAATCA
- the rnf14 gene encoding E3 ubiquitin-protein ligase RNF14 isoform X1 → MSSEDLEAQEDELLALASIYNEEEFHRAESAQGGEIRINLELPQDFRIFAKVLHLSTSLASFSFIEGQFRRSAFGAAQDFVGEEHIKYPVSFLPTLILNFELPSDYPSNSPPVFTLSSRWLSRVQLGTLCKRLDELWQENVGSVVLFSWIQFLKEDLFSFLSIESPLEVTNSNKGKQERKKEGAGKDNAEDTEKDSKEQPDPRAIQEVDPRSNLLLQLLDFDEMQQQKAFDSKMFCCNICFSEKMGSECTCFKDCKHVYCKECMRDYFQIQIRDGNVQCLNCPEPECSSVATPAQVKHLVGEELFARYDRLLLQSSLDLMADVMYCPRKMCETAVLVEPDTTMGICPSCQYAFCTLCKMGYHGLSPCRATAAELRGLRDEYLKASEEEKQFLEQRFGKRVIQKAVEESFSSEWLEKNSKACPRCSSNIQKVDGCNKMTCTSCKQYFCWLCLGPLSRVNPYGHFNDTSSPCFNQLFQGVDIDDDEEFWSDEED, encoded by the exons ATGTCCTCGGAGGATTTGGAAGCGCAGGAGGATGAGCTGCTGGCTCTAGCGAGCATCTACAATGAGGAGGAGTTCCACAGGGCTGAGTCTGCCCAAGGAGGGGAGATACGCATCAACCTGGAGCTGCCACAAGATTTCCGAATATTCGCAAAAG TGCTGCACTTATCTACATCTTTGGccagtttttctttcattgaaGGACAGTTCAGACGCAGTGCATTTGGGGCTGCACAAGATTTTGTTG gggaAGAACATATTAAATATCCAGTGTCTTTTCTACCGACTCTCATTTTGAACTTTGAACTTCCATCAGATTACCCTTCGAATTCTCCTCCAGTCTTCACTTTGAGCTCCAGATGGCTTTCAAGAGTCCAG ctggGGACTCTGTGCAAGCGCTTGGATGAGCTGTGGCAGGAGAATGTAGGGAGTGTGGTCCTCTTCTCCTGGATTCAGTTCCTCAAAGAAGACCTCTTTAGCTTCCTGAGCATCGAGTCCCCGTTGGAAGTCACGAATAGCAATAAAGGCAAGCAGGAGCGAAAGAAGGAAGGAGCTGGCAAAGACAATGCAGAAGACACAGAGAAGGACTCAAAAGAGCAGCCAGATCCCCGGGCTATCCAAGAAGTAGATCCCCGTAGCAacctccttcttcagctgttggATTTTGACGAGATGCAGCAACAGAAGGCCTTTGACAGCAAAATGTTCTGCTGCAACATCTGCTTCTCTGAGAAGATGGGATCTGAGTGCACGTGCTTTAAGGATTGCAAGCATGTGTACTGCAAAGAGTGCATGAGGGATTACTTCCAGATCCAGATCAGAGATGGCAATGTCCAGTGCCTTAACTGCCCAGAGCCTGAGTGCAGCTCTGTTGCCACACCTGCTCAG GTCAAGCATCTGGTTGGAGAAGAGCTTTTTGCTCGCTATGACCGTCTCCTGCTTCAATCCAGCCTGGACCTCATGGCAGATGTTATGTACTGCCCTAGAAAGATGTGTGAGACAGCTGTGTTGGTAGAGCCAGACACCACCATGGGTATCTGCCCCTCCTGCCAGTATGCCTTCTGTACCCTTTGTAAGATGGGCTATCATGGGCTGTCTCCATGCCGGGCCACAGCAG cggagctgcgaggCCTACGTGATGAGTATCTGAAGGCCAGCGAGGAGGAGAAGCAGTTTCTGGAGCAGCGCTTTGGGAAGAGAGTCATTCAGAAGGCGGTGGAGGAGTCGTTCAGCAGTGAATGGCTAGAAAAGAACTCCAAAGCCTGTCCACGCTGTAGCTCAAAcattcag AAGGTGGATGGCTGTAACAAGATGACCTGCACCAGCTGCAAGCAGTACTTCTGTTGGCTGTGTTTGGGCCCACTGTCAAGGGTCAATCCATATGGCCATTTCAACGATACCTCATCTCCCTGCTTTAATCA
- the rnf14 gene encoding E3 ubiquitin-protein ligase RNF14 isoform X4: MSSEDLEAQEDELLALASIYNEEEFHRAESAQGGEIRINLELPQDFRIFAKGEEHIKYPVSFLPTLILNFELPSDYPSNSPPVFTLSSRWLSRVQLGTLCKRLDELWQENVGSVVLFSWIQFLKEDLFSFLSIESPLEVTNSNKGKQERKKEGAGKDNAEDTEKDSKEQPDPRAIQEVDPRSNLLLQLLDFDEMQQQKAFDSKMFCCNICFSEKMGSECTCFKDCKHVYCKECMRDYFQIQIRDGNVQCLNCPEPECSSVATPAQVKHLVGEELFARYDRLLLQSSLDLMADVMYCPRKMCETAVLVEPDTTMGICPSCQYAFCTLCKMGYHGLSPCRATAAELRGLRDEYLKASEEEKQFLEQRFGKRVIQKAVEESFSSEWLEKNSKACPRCSSNIQKVDGCNKMTCTSCKQYFCWLCLGPLSRVNPYGHFNDTSSPCFNQLFQGVDIDDDEEFWSDEED; the protein is encoded by the exons ATGTCCTCGGAGGATTTGGAAGCGCAGGAGGATGAGCTGCTGGCTCTAGCGAGCATCTACAATGAGGAGGAGTTCCACAGGGCTGAGTCTGCCCAAGGAGGGGAGATACGCATCAACCTGGAGCTGCCACAAGATTTCCGAATATTCGCAAAAG gggaAGAACATATTAAATATCCAGTGTCTTTTCTACCGACTCTCATTTTGAACTTTGAACTTCCATCAGATTACCCTTCGAATTCTCCTCCAGTCTTCACTTTGAGCTCCAGATGGCTTTCAAGAGTCCAG ctggGGACTCTGTGCAAGCGCTTGGATGAGCTGTGGCAGGAGAATGTAGGGAGTGTGGTCCTCTTCTCCTGGATTCAGTTCCTCAAAGAAGACCTCTTTAGCTTCCTGAGCATCGAGTCCCCGTTGGAAGTCACGAATAGCAATAAAGGCAAGCAGGAGCGAAAGAAGGAAGGAGCTGGCAAAGACAATGCAGAAGACACAGAGAAGGACTCAAAAGAGCAGCCAGATCCCCGGGCTATCCAAGAAGTAGATCCCCGTAGCAacctccttcttcagctgttggATTTTGACGAGATGCAGCAACAGAAGGCCTTTGACAGCAAAATGTTCTGCTGCAACATCTGCTTCTCTGAGAAGATGGGATCTGAGTGCACGTGCTTTAAGGATTGCAAGCATGTGTACTGCAAAGAGTGCATGAGGGATTACTTCCAGATCCAGATCAGAGATGGCAATGTCCAGTGCCTTAACTGCCCAGAGCCTGAGTGCAGCTCTGTTGCCACACCTGCTCAG GTCAAGCATCTGGTTGGAGAAGAGCTTTTTGCTCGCTATGACCGTCTCCTGCTTCAATCCAGCCTGGACCTCATGGCAGATGTTATGTACTGCCCTAGAAAGATGTGTGAGACAGCTGTGTTGGTAGAGCCAGACACCACCATGGGTATCTGCCCCTCCTGCCAGTATGCCTTCTGTACCCTTTGTAAGATGGGCTATCATGGGCTGTCTCCATGCCGGGCCACAGCAG cggagctgcgaggCCTACGTGATGAGTATCTGAAGGCCAGCGAGGAGGAGAAGCAGTTTCTGGAGCAGCGCTTTGGGAAGAGAGTCATTCAGAAGGCGGTGGAGGAGTCGTTCAGCAGTGAATGGCTAGAAAAGAACTCCAAAGCCTGTCCACGCTGTAGCTCAAAcattcag AAGGTGGATGGCTGTAACAAGATGACCTGCACCAGCTGCAAGCAGTACTTCTGTTGGCTGTGTTTGGGCCCACTGTCAAGGGTCAATCCATATGGCCATTTCAACGATACCTCATCTCCCTGCTTTAATCA
- the rnf14 gene encoding E3 ubiquitin-protein ligase RNF14 isoform X6 has translation MSSEDLEAQEDELLALASIYNEEEFHRAESAQGGEIRINLELPQDFRIFAKDYPSNSPPVFTLSSRWLSRVQLGTLCKRLDELWQENVGSVVLFSWIQFLKEDLFSFLSIESPLEVTNSNKGKQERKKEGAGKDNAEDTEKDSKEQPDPRAIQEVDPRSNLLLQLLDFDEMQQQKAFDSKMFCCNICFSEKMGSECTCFKDCKHVYCKECMRDYFQIQIRDGNVQCLNCPEPECSSVATPAQVKHLVGEELFARYDRLLLQSSLDLMADVMYCPRKMCETAVLVEPDTTMGICPSCQYAFCTLCKMGYHGLSPCRATAAELRGLRDEYLKASEEEKQFLEQRFGKRVIQKAVEESFSSEWLEKNSKACPRCSSNIQKVDGCNKMTCTSCKQYFCWLCLGPLSRVNPYGHFNDTSSPCFNQLFQGVDIDDDEEFWSDEED, from the exons ATGTCCTCGGAGGATTTGGAAGCGCAGGAGGATGAGCTGCTGGCTCTAGCGAGCATCTACAATGAGGAGGAGTTCCACAGGGCTGAGTCTGCCCAAGGAGGGGAGATACGCATCAACCTGGAGCTGCCACAAGATTTCCGAATATTCGCAAAAG ATTACCCTTCGAATTCTCCTCCAGTCTTCACTTTGAGCTCCAGATGGCTTTCAAGAGTCCAG ctggGGACTCTGTGCAAGCGCTTGGATGAGCTGTGGCAGGAGAATGTAGGGAGTGTGGTCCTCTTCTCCTGGATTCAGTTCCTCAAAGAAGACCTCTTTAGCTTCCTGAGCATCGAGTCCCCGTTGGAAGTCACGAATAGCAATAAAGGCAAGCAGGAGCGAAAGAAGGAAGGAGCTGGCAAAGACAATGCAGAAGACACAGAGAAGGACTCAAAAGAGCAGCCAGATCCCCGGGCTATCCAAGAAGTAGATCCCCGTAGCAacctccttcttcagctgttggATTTTGACGAGATGCAGCAACAGAAGGCCTTTGACAGCAAAATGTTCTGCTGCAACATCTGCTTCTCTGAGAAGATGGGATCTGAGTGCACGTGCTTTAAGGATTGCAAGCATGTGTACTGCAAAGAGTGCATGAGGGATTACTTCCAGATCCAGATCAGAGATGGCAATGTCCAGTGCCTTAACTGCCCAGAGCCTGAGTGCAGCTCTGTTGCCACACCTGCTCAG GTCAAGCATCTGGTTGGAGAAGAGCTTTTTGCTCGCTATGACCGTCTCCTGCTTCAATCCAGCCTGGACCTCATGGCAGATGTTATGTACTGCCCTAGAAAGATGTGTGAGACAGCTGTGTTGGTAGAGCCAGACACCACCATGGGTATCTGCCCCTCCTGCCAGTATGCCTTCTGTACCCTTTGTAAGATGGGCTATCATGGGCTGTCTCCATGCCGGGCCACAGCAG cggagctgcgaggCCTACGTGATGAGTATCTGAAGGCCAGCGAGGAGGAGAAGCAGTTTCTGGAGCAGCGCTTTGGGAAGAGAGTCATTCAGAAGGCGGTGGAGGAGTCGTTCAGCAGTGAATGGCTAGAAAAGAACTCCAAAGCCTGTCCACGCTGTAGCTCAAAcattcag AAGGTGGATGGCTGTAACAAGATGACCTGCACCAGCTGCAAGCAGTACTTCTGTTGGCTGTGTTTGGGCCCACTGTCAAGGGTCAATCCATATGGCCATTTCAACGATACCTCATCTCCCTGCTTTAATCA
- the LOC102698140 gene encoding heat shock 70 kDa protein 4 has product MSVVGFDVGFQSCYVAVARAGGIETVANEYSDRCTPSCVSFGPRNRSIGAAAKSQLVTNATNTVQGFKRFHGRAYSDPYIQSLKSSLAYELAQMPTGTTGIKVMYMEEERIFSVEQVAGMLLTKLKETAESALKKPVVDCVISVPCFYTDAERRSVIDAAQIAGLNCLRLMNETTAVALAYGIYKQDLPAPEEKPRIVVFVDLGHSAYQVSVCAFNKGKLKVLATAFDVNLGGKDFDEILVNYFCEEFAKKYKLDVKSKTRALLRLYQECEKLKKLMSANSSDLPMNIECFMNDIDVSGKMNRGAMEEMCAGLLARVEQPLRSVLEQARLKKEDIYAVEIVGGAARIPAIKERISKFFGKELSTTLNADEAVARGCALQCAILSPAFKVREFSITDLVPFPISLKWNSAAEEGISDCEVFPKNHAAPFSKVLTFYRKEPFSLEAYYNNLKELPYPDPTIGQFVVQKVVPQVSGESSKVKVKVRVNIHGVFSVSSASLVEIQKSEEGEEPMETEQLVKEEESKMHVDQEDQKAQGDNQQKENAEKKNDADEMETSPEDAKQDKKTDQPPQAKKPKVKTKTVDLPIENQLQWQLANDMLNLFVENEGKMIMQDKLEKERNDAKNCVEEYVYEMREKLHGVLEKFVSEADRDVFSLKLEDTENWLYEDGEDQPKQVYIDKLSELKKLGQPIQERYLEAEERPKAFEELGKQIQQYMKIVEAFKSKDEQYEHLDATEMEKVDKMVNEAMIWMNSKMNQQSKQSLTLEPIIRVKEIQSKTKELTLACNPIVSKPKPKVEPPKEEQKAAEQNGPVNGQENTDAQQPSSTEKAAESTGQSNADSTDQKLPEMDID; this is encoded by the exons ATGTCAGTGGTCGGTTTTGATGTCGGTTTCCAGTCCTGCTATGTTGCAGTAGCCCGAGCAGGAGGGATTGAGACTGTCGCCAACGAGTACAGCGACCGCTGCACACC GTCATGTGTGTCCTTTGGACCAAGAAATCGTTCAATTGGTGCTGCTGCTAAAAGCCAG CTCGTCACAAATGCAACGAATACAGTGCAGGGCTTTAAAAGGTTTCATGGCAGAGCCTATTCTGACCCGTACATTCAGTCTTTAAAATCCAGCCTGGCCTATGAACTTGCCCAAATGCCAACAGGAACAACTGGCATCAAG GTGATGTATATGGAGGAGGAGAGGATTTTCAGTGTTGAACAAGTCGCTGGCATGCTGCTGACCAAACTAAAGGAGACGGCTGAAAGTGCACTGAAGAAACCTGTGGTAGACTGCGTCATCTCT GTACCTTGCTTCTACACAGATGCAGAGAGAAGGTCTGTAATAGATGCAGCACAGATTGCAGGTCTCAACTGTCTGCGACTCATGAATGAAACAACAGCTG TGGCACTTGCATATGGAATTTATAAACAGGACCTTCCTGCCCCAGAGGAGAAGCCACGAATAGTAGTATTTGTTGATCTTGGCCATTCTGCATACCAGGTTTCAGTATGTGCCTTTAACAAAGGAAAGCTCaag GTTCTTGCAACAGCTTTTGATGTGAATTTGGGTGGCAAGGATTTCGATGAGATTTTGGTGAATTATTTCTGTGAAGAATTTGCCAAAAAATACAAGTTAGATGTTAAATCCAAGACCAGAGCGCTATTGAGGCTGTACCAGGAGTGTGAGAAACTTAAGAAGCTGATGAGTGCCAATTCTTCAGACCTGCCTATGAACATTGAGTGTTTCATGAATGATATTGATGTGTCTGGAAAAATGAACAG AGGTGCGATGGAGGAGATGTGTGCTGGACTTTTGGCTCGAGTGGAACAACCTCTCCGCAGTGTGCTGGAACAAGCCA GATTGAAGAAAGAGGACATCTATGCTGTTGAGATTGTGGGGGGTGCGGCCAGGATCCCTGCCATCAAAGAGAGAATCAGCAAGTTCTTTGGTAAAGAGCTTAGCACCACTTTAAATGCAGATGAGGCTGTTGCACGAGGCTGTGCCCTGCAG TGTGCTATCTTGTCTCCTGCATTCAAAGTGCGAGAGTTTTCTATTACGGATTTGGTTCCTTTTCCAATTTCCTTGAAGTGGAACTCTGCAGCAGAGGAAGGAATAAG tgaCTGCGAAGTTTTTCCAAAGAATCATGCAGCTCCCTTCTCCAAAGTGCTAACCTTCTACCGCAAAGAGCCATTTTCTCTGGAAGCTTACTACAACAATCTTAAAGAACTACCATACCCAGATCCCACTATAG GTCAATTTGTGGTACAGAAAGTGGTTCCCCAGGTTTCTGGTGAGAGCTCAAAAGTTAAAGTGAAGGTTAGAGTGAACATCCATGGAGTTTTTAGTGTATCCAGTGCCTCTCTAGTGGAGATACAGAAGTCTGAAGAGGGGGAAGAGCCAATGGAAACTGAGCAACTAGTAAAGGAGGAAGAG aGTAAAATGCACGTTGACCAGGAAGATCAGAAAGCCCAGGGTGACAACCAGCAGaaggaaaatgcagaaaaaaagaatgatgCAGATGAAATGGAG acttcACCAGAAGATGCCAAACAGGATAAGAAGACTGATCAGCCTCCACAGGCTAAAAAGCCTAAGGTTAAAACAAAGACTGTGGACCTTCCCATTGAAAACCAACTGCAGTGGCAACTGGCCAATGATATGCTTAACCTGTTTGTTGAAAATGAG GGAAAGATGATCATGCAGGATAAACTTGAGAAGGAGCGCAATGATGCCAAAAACTGTGTGGAGGAGTATGTGTATGAAATGAGAGAGAAGCTGCATGGGGTCCTGGAGAAGTTTGTCAGTGAGGCT GACCGAGATGTTTTCTCATTGAAACTTGAAGACACAGAAAACTGGCTATATGAGGATGGAGAGGACCAACCTAAACAAGTGTACATTGATAAACTGTCTGAACTTAAG AAACTTGGTCAGCCTATCCAGGAAAGATACCTCGAAGCTGAAGAGAGACCAAAAGCATTTGAAGAGCTTGGAAAACAAATCCAGCAGTACATGAAGATAGTTGAAGCCTTCAAATCAAAG gatGAGCAATATGAGCATTTGGATGCAACTGAAATGGAGAAAGTCGATAAGATGGTAAATGAAGCCATGATTTGGATGAACAGCAAAATGAATCAGCAGAGTAAACAGAGCCTTACATTGGAACCCATCATCAGAGTGAAAGAAATTCAGTCAAAAACAAAG GAGCTTACTTTGGCTTGCAATCCCATTGTCTCAAAGCCCAAACCGAAAGTAGAGCCACCGAAAGAGGAGCAGAAGGCAGCAGAACAGAATGGCCCAGTAAATGGACAGGAAAACACAGACGCACAGCAGCCTTCCAGCACTGAGAAAGCAGCTGAAAGTACAGGCCAGTCCAACGCTGACTCCACAGACCAAAAGCTGCCTGAGATGGACATTGACTAA